Below is a genomic region from Eupeodes corollae chromosome 1, idEupCoro1.1, whole genome shotgun sequence.
AATTATGGTCTATATCACAACATGGcttatttcataaaagaaaatataatataactATTTAGAACTGACTAATGGGAAGTGGGTGTCATTccaccttaatttttttttattttcaaaagagtCCTTAAATAACCTTTCTATCTCTACTTTAATTTCAATAACATACAATTTGAGGTACGAGTATCATACAAATACACAATCATGAATGGAATGTAAAGTTACTCAAATTTATGCGTCCTGGGCcaacaaaagacaaaatttcAACCAGAAAGGTCATATTTAATGGTTTTCCACATGTTATTAAATGGTATTACTCTCTCCATGATTATTTAACAAGAcatattcagtttaaatatgACAATTAATTTAATGGAAACAGCTTCAACAATATGACCACAAACGTCTGTCAAAGTATAAAAATCTccagttttaaataaaagcaaatagaAACGAAAAAATAAGACCACATAATTTACTTGGCcttccattttgtttgttaatatatttaattaaaaaaacatctcGAATTGAATcccttataaaaatatatgcatccttgaaaactttaatcctttttaaattttgtatttctttgaaataactttcaacttaatttatgtgaatgttcatatatttttaaattcattacaagaagatattaaaaatgcCAACAAGAGTATTCAAATCCTTTGGTGAAATATAAATACCCATAAAAATACCGCGTCACGGCGGATCCCTTctatactaaaaaaaactacgtAAAACTCTTTCATTTCAATATCGAGCAagggttttatttaatttatttaaatccaaTCCTTCGAACTTAATACTTTACTTCAATTACACTCGCATTCCTCTTCAACACCAACACATCACAAAATGTTCCAtatctttgaatatttttccttaaatgacttaaaatcaatacaaacaaaattcagagTCCTATACTCATCtttattcaattataaaataaaaacgacaaCTATATTATTGCGTGtacgtttaataaaaaaattaaaaaccattttttgatttcttgcAGTTGCTGTGGCAGTTGCATTTTTCCTGTGTTGGGCGCCACATCACGCCCAACGACTAATGGCAGTTTACGGTTCGAGCATCGGCGACACTTCTCCACTGTACAATGAAATTTACTCCATCCTAACGTACATCTCTGGCGTCATTTACTTCCTGTCGACGTGCATCAATCCACTGCTCTACAACATCATGAGCCACAAGTTCAGGGATGCTTTTAAGGTACATACATAAGCTCCAGCACAGCTTTCTGCAGTCTCGCCACTAATGGTATTTATAAACACCCTCTTTTCGCAATAGGTTACCCTGGCCCGTCACTTCGGCCTGACTGGACGATACCAGACCACAAATCACAATTACAGTGCTCTGCTGCGTCAGAACGGTTCGATGCGTCTGCACACAACGGTGAATAACAATGCAATCGATCATTATAATTCCTATAGAGTAGTCCAATTGCAATGTCGTGATCCACATCATATTTCTCTGCAGGACAGTGTGAGGACGAACGGAAATAGTTGCCGAGCCCATCGCATGCGATGTGTGTCGGTCAGTAGCCAATCCACCCTGATGACCTCGCTTAGCAAGAACGACGTATTTGCGACAAACAGCTATGTGCTGCAGTCGGCAACCGCAGTTGCCGCAGCAGCTGTGAATAGTACGCCAAAGATGGCTGGGGTGTCCGCCCATCATCGTGGCGAATTCCACACCCAAATCTCGCAAGTCTCCTCGCTGGATGATGCCAACTCCCTGCTGGAGTCGGAGATTGCCCACAACCACCACCAATCCTCCTACAGACTAAAGGAGCTGCGGAGACCGCAGGGCTATCTGCCGGCACAGCTCGTCTCCAGTGACGAGCTGTCGCTGGACTCGGGTGAGTGGCCGGACAATAACTTGGACCTGAGCACTAGGTGCTCGGACAATGAGACTGACGTGTTCGCCAAGCCGAGCCAAATGGAGCGAACGGGAACACCACTGAGAGTGCAAGAACTGAGATGCCACCCTGGCGGGGGAATACACTACAACGGCTCAGCGGGCACCACTCGCCGGCCGAAACTCTCGAGTATTATCCGTCGGGATCCGCATTCGTCCAACAATCGGGTGGAGCTGAGGAATTCGTCCCGCAAACCAGCAACAAAGACGTTAGAGAGCCTTTCGGACAAAATCCGCTGGCGAACGAGgcggaaaatgaatttccttcGTGGAACTGGCAACAGCAATAAGAATCCGTCCATGAAGGAGTCTAATTCCGCAATGGCCTTGCCGTTGCCGGTGCCGGTCCCGCTGCCAGTTTCACCAGCTAAGCCAACTGCAAATAATGCGGTTAAGGTCCATGTCCATGGACTGCATGAGATTACAACGAATGGAAATGGAGATTACAATAACTCTGTTTCATAAGTTACAAAAATTCCAACTAAAAAGAGTACTCGTATACCTACCCTTATCCTAACCCTAACCCTTACCTTACCAACCCTATTCCCCTGTTAATGTTACtaaaaaatgtttctcttttgtttttgtttactttccACTCAATGGGGAAACACTATACGCTTTTTCCTCTAAAACAAACTTAAAGCCCACACTACCCTCTGGGTCAActtatataactttaaaaacttactatacttgaaattgaaataaaggttaaacaaataaacaaactttgCATTGCTGTGACATCTTTCTCATTacatttaacaattattttatttgttcataataaataaaaaatgtatacaatttaaattatataattcaAGTGAtctcttgtttttgtttatgtttttatttccacTCATTCATTTGggattgtaaatttaaattaaatatatataaataaaatactataaaataatatatttatgtaataaaattttctaGAATATTATAAGATTGTTAgagtttaaatgatttttatttttaattaaaaagaaaagagtaaAATATTCTTAGATTATAAGAAAcgttgaattcttaaaaaaaaaacattaaaaatcaataaaaacaattttaaataaattctttgaaaaaaaataacatgtgtctcattttaaaacatttcggGGGACATTAGCTGGAATATTAAACTTTAAGGAGCTCAGCGCCACCTGTTGATTTTTGTTATGGTTGCAAAAGTTGTTATTATTTCGAAAGATGAGGGTGCGAGCTGCGAATCGaccatgaaaataaaaatcaagcaATTGGAAGGAAGGAATAAAAGGTTCGATTGGGTAAGGAAAAGTTAACAAGGACAAATAtgatacagggttatccatttggcggtttcaaaagtaaacgtaaccAAAACacatctaaaatatttttgttcgtgatatttcccatagaaagttattgcaatcggtccgatttttcgaaattAGCACATGTAAAATTTATAACACTCTGTTGTCccacgacaacgacgacgacatgGAAATCCACACAAAATGCATTTGCTGTACGCGCAGTAGCTCAATGCATTCTGAAGTGGACGACGCACGTGATGTTTTCGCAAgccgaagacgacgacgacgaagctgcagcagcagcagaagaagCAGCATCGAAGGCAGCGGCAGCTGCAGCGACATTCAAGAAGACTGGTACGACCTGGGTGAAGCGGAAGCAATCCGCTTCTTTGACGGCCCaccacctaaaaaaaataataaaagttcgtaaaaattgatttattcaaaactttgaaattatggctATGACtaccaactaattttaacttataacaaatatcgtttttaacattcgaattGAATTAAcacttatttttacaaaaaaaaaaaacaatactaaaacttggtaaaaatatcttcactcaaaaagcttttcaaaaattcaaaacatggcttcgaacttattttatctcacaataaatattgtttttgacattcagtaagtTTTTTGGAGAAATTCAACAGTTggtttttccatacaaaaataaaatctacaaaaaaagtatgcaaatttggtaaaaattgatgttcggttctcgatgtcgtgaataatagaagattttgacttcaaattaatttcattcatacaatttgtatttgtatatatgacaaataaatttgttttagaagtgctaataaagttggtaaaaatcggttttcgactaaaaatctcgttagaaAAAACAGATTTCGTAATCAAATCAGACATTTGGTTGAAGATATTTATCTATGGACTGATCTCAAAAAAGTTTTATGTTGGCTTTCAGCACATCCTTAAAGTTGAGAGTTATGTACAGCTAATAGAGTACCAAGGATACAAACAAGTTTACAACATCGCTACTTGgcaggaagttaataaaaaaaaatcctgcgGATATTGTATCTCGAGGTGCCTATGCAAGTGAATTGATGGACAGCAGATGGTTTTCGGGTCCACAATTCCTTAAATGTTCAGAAGAAGTGTAGCCcaacaaaaagattttttcaTGATCAcagttctttttgaaaaaatttatagatgaccattttttaaattattacttgCGTTTTAAAAAGCATTGTCAAAATAGGTCAAATATTTGCTCTGATTCTACGCTGGATCATCATAGTtcacaaaaagataaaaaaaaaagaaccttttGAATCACATGAACTTCGATATAACTCTCCTATTAGAGCCGTTGAGTTGTTTATTGCGTTATTAAGAATTATTTGGAAGATTCAACAAAAGAACTTCAGGAGGAAATTTAAAAGGTAACGAAAGAAGATTTGATTAGTCCTACGAGTCCCGTTAAAAAATCTTAATCCTTTCCTTGACGGTGACTAAATTAATCTCCTTCGAGTGGTTAGGCGTTTGAAGAATACAAACATACCTTATTCCGTTAAATTTGCCATCCTTCTTTCTAGATCcaaccctttttttaaaaaccttttagcTTCACAAGCCTTAGATGGAATAGTACGGCAGAGGTTCTGGGTGCTAGATGTACGCAAGCTTGCAAAGCAGGTCGTTAGTAATTGTTGGACCTGTTTCAAATATAAGCCAAAAATGTTATCACAAATTATGGGTTATCTTGCTACTGACAATGTGGAATCTTCAAGAGCGTTTCTAAAGACTGGTGTAGACTTTTGCGGACCGTTCCAAACCACCTATACAAGCTGCTAGAACAGAGAACTTCAAAGTCGAATGTAGCCGTCTTTGTCTGTTTCGTTGTGAAGCCGGTTAATTTGGGGGTTGTCTCAAACTTTATTACGAAAGGGTTTACTGTAGCCCTTAAGCGCTTCTTGGCAAGGCGAGGTTTATGCCAAGATTTGTATTGCGATAACGGGACAAACTTTGTTGGAGCCCGTTATCAATTAGATGATTTTCGACAGCTGACTGATGGTAGGCAGCCGTGAAGTCAGCCAAAAAACATCTGATTCACACCGTTGGCGAATCCTTGCTAACTTTTGAAGAATTTCAACAGTTATGGCTGATAACGAAGCCATATTGGATTCCCGGCCAATATATATGATGTCGGATACTTCGAGTGATGAAGAAGTCCTTACACCTGGCCGTTTTTTTATCGGTGGCCCATTCGATGCCGTAGTCGAACCCATAGTAACTTACTACAAAATTTCTGCGATGAAGAGGTGGCGACGGCTAACGTTCATAAAGCAGCACTTTTGGAATCGATGGTCGAGGGAATATCTAATGGAATTAAAAAAGCAAGTAAAATGGCATAACCCTTCGCAAAATGTCA
It encodes:
- the LOC129954123 gene encoding uncharacterized protein LOC129954123 isoform X1, encoding MGGGNQTAIFLEMFAIDETPREEIFKSDWFKNNVSQLFNISEKNLTNIMDSYIEAERDSIALLSVISVCYALIFIAGILGNLITCIVINRNKFMHTATNFYLFNLAVSDLILLLSGMPNELYSMWYPTSYPFTDVVCIIGGILSETAANATVLTITAFTVERYIAICHPFRQHTMSKLSRAIKFILAIWVAAFLLALPQAMQFSVMKQNDTKVCSVKNDLTQDVFVVSGFIFFGGPMTAICVLYVLIGVKLKRSRMLQAVPRRCFDLNRGISAQTRVIRMLIAVAVAFFLCWAPHHAQRLMAVYGSSIGDTSPLYNEIYSILTYISGVIYFLSTCINPLLYNIMSHKFRDAFKVTLARHFGLTGRYQTTNHNYSALLRQNGSMRLHTTVNNNAIDHYNSYRVVQLQCRDPHHISLQDSVRTNGNSCRAHRMRCVSVSSQSTLMTSLSKNDVFATNSYVLQSATAVAAAAVNSTPKMAGVSAHHRGEFHTQISQVSSLDDANSLLESEIAHNHHQSSYRLKELRRPQGYLPAQLVSSDELSLDSGEWPDNNLDLSTRCSDNETDVFAKPSQMERTGTPLRVQELRCHPGGGIHYNGSAGTTRRPKLSSIIRRDPHSSNNRVELRNSSRKPATKTLESLSDKIRWRTRRKMNFLRGTGNSNKNPSMKESNSAMALPLPVPVPLPVSPAKPTANNAVKVHVHGLHEITTNGNGDYNNSVS
- the LOC129954123 gene encoding substance-P receptor-like isoform X2, with the protein product MGGGNQTAIFLEMFAIDETPREEIFKSDWFKNNVSQLFNISEKNLTNIMDSYIEAERDSIALLSVISVCYALIFIAGILGNLITCIVINRNKFMHTATNFYLFNLAVSDLILLLSGMPNELYSMWYPTSYPFTDVVCIIGGILSETAANATVLTITAFTVERYIAICHPFRQHTMSKLSRAIKFILAIWVAAFLLALPQAMQFSVMKQNDTKVCSVKNDLTQDVFVVSGFIFFGGPMTAICVLYVLIGVKLKRSRMLQAVPRRCFDLNRGISAQTRVIRMLIAVAVAFFLCWAPHHAQRLMAVYGSSIGDTSPLYNEIYSILTYISGVIYFLSTCINPLLYNIMSHKFRDAFKVTLARHFGLTGRYQTTNHNYSALLRQNGSMRLHTTDSVRTNGNSCRAHRMRCVSVSSQSTLMTSLSKNDVFATNSYVLQSATAVAAAAVNSTPKMAGVSAHHRGEFHTQISQVSSLDDANSLLESEIAHNHHQSSYRLKELRRPQGYLPAQLVSSDELSLDSGEWPDNNLDLSTRCSDNETDVFAKPSQMERTGTPLRVQELRCHPGGGIHYNGSAGTTRRPKLSSIIRRDPHSSNNRVELRNSSRKPATKTLESLSDKIRWRTRRKMNFLRGTGNSNKNPSMKESNSAMALPLPVPVPLPVSPAKPTANNAVKVHVHGLHEITTNGNGDYNNSVS